The Thermoflavifilum sp. genome contains a region encoding:
- a CDS encoding aminodeoxychorismate/anthranilate synthase component II, producing the protein MRILVFDNYDSFTYNLVHMVRKLSSAPVDVFRNDEIPLEKIAAYDKIILSPGPGIPEEAGLLLPLIRTYASSKSILGVCLGHQAIGEAFGGKLINLSKVYHGVATPIHILNHEVPIFRQLPDMIQAGRYHSWVVDDTMLPDCLEITARDEEQYIMGLRHKQFDVTGVQFHPESVLTPEGEKMMLNWLND; encoded by the coding sequence ATGCGTATTCTGGTGTTCGACAATTACGATTCATTTACCTACAACCTGGTGCACATGGTGCGCAAGTTGAGCTCCGCACCGGTGGACGTATTCCGGAATGATGAAATTCCGTTAGAAAAAATCGCTGCCTATGATAAAATCATTTTATCGCCCGGACCGGGCATCCCGGAAGAGGCGGGCTTGCTGCTTCCACTGATTCGTACGTATGCTTCATCTAAATCTATCTTAGGCGTATGCCTGGGACATCAAGCAATTGGAGAAGCTTTTGGTGGAAAACTCATCAACCTCAGTAAAGTTTATCACGGGGTGGCCACACCTATTCATATCCTGAATCATGAGGTTCCCATATTTCGCCAGTTACCCGATATGATTCAGGCCGGTCGTTATCATTCCTGGGTTGTAGACGATACTATGCTGCCCGATTGCCTCGAAATCACCGCACGCGATGAAGAACAATACATCATGGGATTGCGTCATAAACAATTTGATGTAACGGGCGTGCAATTTCATCCGGAAAGTGTGCTGACACCTGAAGGAGAAAAAATGATGCTCAACTGGCTGAATGATTAA